From one Malus sylvestris chromosome 1, drMalSylv7.2, whole genome shotgun sequence genomic stretch:
- the LOC126586837 gene encoding transcription factor bHLH18-like: MDVSSAKWFSELGMDYSFIPQCHLNSLDDGFNAHDIGTALGENFKQSFSSESYSSYSTLTTKNTPTTTTIASSGGSSINETSHGTSFERPAKLLKTSSWNSIITENVSPKPCSSSSQILSFENLNSPLPSKPQKFCNKFEPALKPKDEVPSQINMRFSHAQDYEAKGSSQGTKRPCPTSRTPSHAQDHIMAERKRREKLSQRFIALSAIVPGLKKMDKASVLGDAIKHVKELQERVKVLEERSKKRTVESVVFVKKSQLSADDDTSSCDENFDGCGPDEAALPEIEARVSEKDVLIRIHCEKQKGVVVKILSEIEKLQLSVVNSSVLPFGASTLDITIMSQMDDGFNMTVKDLARKLRGALLTFM, translated from the exons ATGGACGTATCATCAGCCAAATGGTTTTCTGAATTG GGAATGGACTACAGTTTCATTCCTCAATGTCACTTGAACAGTCTAGATGACGGGTTTAATGCACATGATATTGGCACTGCCCTTGGGGAGAATTTCAAACAATCTTTCTCTTCCGAGAGCTATTCCTCTTACTCAACTTTGACAACCAAAAACACCCCCACCACGACGACCATTGCATCAAGTGGTGGTTCATCCATTAATGAGACTTCTCATGGCACCAGCTTTGAGAGGCCAGCCAAACTGCTCAAGACTAGCAGCTGGAACTCTATCATCACAGAAAATGTTTCACCAAAACCTTGCTCTTCCTCCTCCCAGATTCTTTCTTTTGAGAACTTGAACTCGCCACTGCCTTCCAAGCCTCAAAAGTTTTGTAATAAATTTGAGCCTGCGTTGAAGCCAAAGGATGAGGTACCTTCCCAAATTAATATGCGGTTTTCACATGCTCAAGACTATGAAGCAAAAGGCAGTAGCCAGGGCACTAAGAGGCCTTGCCCAACAAGTAGAACACCTTCACATGCTCAAGACCACATAATGGCTGAAAGAAAGCGGAGAGAAAAGCTCAGCCAGCGGTTCATAGCTCTTTCTGCGATCGTCCCTGGCCTAAAGAAG ATGGACAAAGCTTCTGTTCTTGGAGATGCTATAAAGCATGTGAAGGAGCTTCAAGAAAGGGTGAAAGTGCTTGAGGAACGATCCAAGAAAAGAACTGTGGAATCCGTGGTATTTGTGAAAAAGTCTCAACTCTCCGCTGATGATGACACCTCTTCATGTGATGAAAACTTTGATGGTTGCGGCCCCGACGAAGCTGCACTCCCAGAAATTGAAGCAAGAGTTTCAGAAAAGGATGTATTGATTCGAATCCACTGCGAGAAACAGAAAGGAGTTGTGGTGAAAATACTAAGCGAAATTGAAAAGCTTCAATTATCTGTGGTTAATAGCAGCGTCTTGCCATTTGGGGCCTCCACTCTagacataaccattatgtctcAG ATGGATGATGGATTCAATATGACAGTGAAGGATCTAGCAAGAAAGTTGCGAGGGGCTCTGTTGACGTTCATGTGA